A genomic stretch from Fusobacterium simiae includes:
- the carB gene encoding carbamoyl-phosphate synthase large subunit, producing the protein MPKRNDIKTILVIGSGPIIIGQAAEFDYAGTQACLSLREEGYEVILVNSNPATIMTDKEIADKVYIEPLTVEFLSKIIRKERPDALLPTLGGQVALNLAVALHESGILDECGVEILGTKLSSIKQAEDRELFRDLMNELNEPVPDSAIVHTLEEAETFVKEIGYPVIVRPAFTMGGTGGGICYNDEDLQEIVPNGLNYSPVHQCLLEKSIAGYKEIEYEVMRDSNDTAIVVCNMENIDPVGIHTGDSIVVAPCLTLTDRENHMLRDVSLKIIRALKIEGGCNVQIALDPNSFKYYIIEVNPRVSRSSALASKATGYPIAKIAAKIAVGMTLDEIINPVTNSSYACFEPAIDYVVTKIPRFPFDKFGDGDRYLGTQMKATGEVMAIGRTLEESLLKAIRSLEYGVHHLGLPNGEEFSLEKIIKRIKLAGDERLFFIGEALRRNVSIQEIHNYTKIDLFFLNKMKNIIDLEHLLKDNKGNIELLRKVKTFGFSDRVIAHRWEMTEPEITELRHKHNIRPVYKMVDTCAAEFDSNTPYFYSTYEFENESERSDKEKIVVLGSGPIRIGQGIEFDYATVHAIMAIKKLGYEAIVINNNPETVSTDFSISDKLYFEPLTQEDVMEILDLEKPLGVVVQFGGQTAINLADKLVKNGIQILGSSLDSIDTAEDRDRFEKLLLDLNIPQPLGKTAFDVETALKNANEIGYPVLVRPSYVLGGRAMEIVYNDEDLKKYMEKAVHINPEHPVLIDRYLIGKEIEVDAISDGENTFIPGIMEHIERAGVHSGDSISIYPPQSLSEKEIETLIDYTKKLAKGLKVKGLINIQYVVSKGKIYVLEVNPRASRTVPFLSKVTGVAVANIAMQCILGKKLRDLGFTKDIADVGNFVSVKVPVFSFQKLKNVDTTLGPEMKSTGEVIGTDINLEKALYKGLTAAGIKIKDYGRVLFTIDDKNKEAALELAKGFSHVGFSILATEGTGAYFESHGLKVKKVGKIDNSEYSVLDAIQNGDVDIVINTTTKGKSSEKDGFKIRRRATEHGVICFTSLDTANALLRVIESMSFRVQSI; encoded by the coding sequence ATGCCAAAAAGAAATGATATAAAAACTATACTTGTAATAGGTTCAGGACCAATAATAATAGGACAAGCTGCTGAATTTGACTATGCAGGAACTCAAGCTTGTTTATCTTTAAGAGAAGAAGGATATGAAGTAATACTTGTAAATTCAAACCCTGCAACAATAATGACAGATAAGGAAATTGCAGATAAAGTATACATAGAGCCATTGACTGTTGAATTTTTATCTAAAATTATAAGAAAAGAAAGACCAGATGCACTTTTACCTACATTAGGAGGGCAAGTTGCATTAAATTTAGCAGTAGCTTTACATGAAAGTGGAATTTTAGATGAATGTGGGGTTGAAATTCTAGGAACAAAATTATCTTCAATTAAACAAGCAGAAGATAGAGAATTATTTAGAGATTTAATGAATGAATTAAATGAGCCTGTACCTGATTCAGCAATAGTTCACACATTGGAAGAAGCCGAAACATTTGTAAAGGAAATAGGTTACCCAGTTATAGTAAGACCTGCATTTACAATGGGTGGAACAGGAGGAGGAATTTGTTACAATGATGAAGATTTACAAGAAATTGTACCAAATGGATTGAATTATTCACCTGTTCATCAATGTTTGCTTGAAAAATCAATAGCAGGATATAAAGAAATAGAATATGAAGTTATGAGAGATAGCAATGATACAGCAATAGTTGTATGTAATATGGAGAATATTGACCCTGTTGGAATACATACAGGAGATTCAATAGTTGTTGCACCTTGTTTAACATTGACTGATAGAGAAAATCATATGTTAAGAGATGTATCTTTAAAAATTATAAGAGCATTAAAAATTGAAGGTGGATGTAATGTACAAATAGCATTAGACCCTAATTCTTTTAAATACTATATAATAGAAGTAAACCCAAGAGTTTCTCGTTCATCTGCACTTGCTTCAAAAGCTACTGGTTATCCAATAGCAAAGATAGCAGCAAAAATAGCAGTTGGAATGACATTAGATGAAATCATTAATCCTGTTACTAACTCATCTTATGCTTGTTTTGAACCAGCAATAGACTATGTTGTAACAAAAATTCCAAGATTCCCATTTGATAAATTTGGAGATGGAGATAGATATCTAGGAACTCAAATGAAAGCAACAGGGGAAGTTATGGCAATAGGTAGAACTTTGGAAGAATCTTTACTTAAAGCTATAAGATCACTTGAATATGGAGTACATCATTTAGGTTTACCTAATGGAGAAGAATTTTCATTAGAAAAGATAATTAAAAGAATAAAATTAGCAGGAGATGAAAGATTATTCTTTATAGGTGAAGCATTAAGAAGAAATGTAAGCATACAAGAAATTCACAATTATACAAAAATAGATTTATTTTTCTTAAATAAAATGAAAAATATAATTGATTTAGAACATTTATTAAAAGATAACAAAGGAAATATAGAACTTTTAAGAAAGGTAAAAACTTTTGGTTTCTCTGATAGAGTTATAGCACATAGATGGGAAATGACAGAGCCAGAAATAACAGAACTAAGACATAAACATAATATAAGACCTGTATATAAAATGGTTGATACTTGTGCGGCTGAATTTGATTCTAATACTCCATATTTCTATTCAACTTATGAATTTGAAAACGAATCAGAAAGAAGTGATAAAGAAAAGATAGTTGTTCTTGGTTCTGGACCTATAAGAATAGGACAAGGTATAGAGTTTGACTATGCAACAGTACATGCTATTATGGCAATTAAAAAATTAGGTTATGAAGCAATAGTAATAAATAATAACCCTGAAACTGTATCAACAGATTTCTCAATTTCTGATAAATTGTATTTTGAGCCTTTAACACAAGAAGATGTTATGGAAATCTTAGATTTAGAAAAACCACTTGGAGTTGTTGTACAATTTGGAGGACAAACTGCAATTAACTTAGCAGATAAATTAGTTAAAAATGGAATACAAATTTTAGGAAGTTCACTTGATTCAATAGATACAGCAGAAGATAGAGATAGATTTGAAAAATTACTATTGGATTTGAATATACCTCAACCATTAGGAAAAACTGCTTTTGATGTTGAAACTGCTTTAAAGAATGCAAATGAAATAGGATATCCTGTGCTAGTTAGACCATCTTATGTATTAGGTGGTAGAGCTATGGAAATAGTATATAATGATGAAGATTTAAAGAAATATATGGAAAAAGCAGTACATATAAATCCAGAACATCCAGTGTTAATTGATAGATATTTAATAGGTAAAGAAATAGAAGTTGATGCTATATCTGATGGAGAAAATACTTTTATACCTGGAATAATGGAACATATTGAAAGAGCAGGGGTGCACAGTGGAGATTCAATATCAATATATCCTCCACAAAGTTTATCTGAAAAGGAAATAGAAACTTTAATTGATTACACTAAAAAATTAGCAAAAGGTTTAAAAGTTAAAGGACTTATAAATATTCAATATGTTGTAAGTAAAGGTAAAATATATGTGCTTGAAGTAAACCCAAGAGCTTCAAGAACAGTACCATTTTTAAGTAAGGTTACAGGAGTAGCTGTTGCAAATATAGCTATGCAATGTATCTTAGGTAAAAAATTAAGAGATTTAGGATTTACAAAAGATATTGCAGATGTTGGTAATTTTGTTTCTGTAAAAGTTCCAGTATTCAGTTTCCAAAAATTAAAGAATGTTGATACAACATTAGGACCTGAAATGAAATCAACAGGAGAAGTTATAGGAACTGATATAAATTTAGAAAAGGCATTATATAAAGGACTTACTGCTGCTGGAATAAAAATTAAAGACTATGGTAGAGTATTATTTACAATAGATGATAAAAATAAGGAAGCTGCCTTAGAACTTGCAAAAGGATTCTCTCATGTAGGTTTCTCAATTTTAGCAACAGAAGGAACAGGAGCATATTTTGAAAGTCATGGACTAAAAGTTAAAAAAGTTGGAAAGATAGATAATTCAGAATATAGTGTGTTAGATGCAATACAAAATGGAGATGTGGATATAGTTATTAATACTACAACAAAAGGTAAATCTAGTGAAAAAGATGGCTTTAAAATTAGAAGAAGGGCTACTGAACATGGAGTAATATGTTTCACTTCACTAGATACTGCAAATGCACTATTGAGAGTAATTGAATCTATGTCTTTTAGAGTGCAAAGTATATAA
- a CDS encoding dihydroorotate dehydrogenase electron transfer subunit has protein sequence MRMEDCTVEENVQIAKDTYKMKIKGNFVKECRTPGQFVNIRIGDGREYMLRRPISISEIDRGENLVTIIYRIVGEGTKFMSNIKKGNEIDIMGPLGRGYDVLSLKKGQTALLVGGGIGVPPLYELAKQFNQRGIKTIAILGFNSKDEVFYEEEFKKFGEVYVSTVDGSVGTKGFVTDVIKKLQAENNLAFDKYYSCGPVPMLKALINTVGEDGYVSLENRMACGIGACYACVCKKKKNKDVISYDEKKVEYTRVCYDGPVYLASDVEIE, from the coding sequence ATGAGAATGGAAGATTGTACTGTTGAAGAAAATGTACAAATAGCAAAAGATACATATAAAATGAAAATTAAAGGAAATTTTGTGAAAGAATGTAGAACTCCTGGACAATTCGTAAATATTAGAATAGGCGATGGGAGAGAATATATGTTAAGAAGACCTATTTCAATTTCAGAAATTGATAGGGGAGAAAATTTAGTAACTATAATATATAGAATAGTTGGAGAAGGAACTAAATTTATGTCTAATATCAAAAAAGGAAATGAAATAGATATAATGGGACCTTTGGGTAGAGGTTATGATGTTCTTTCATTAAAAAAAGGGCAAACAGCACTTTTAGTTGGAGGGGGAATAGGTGTTCCTCCTCTATATGAACTAGCTAAGCAATTTAATCAAAGAGGAATAAAAACTATTGCAATATTAGGTTTTAATTCAAAAGATGAAGTTTTCTATGAAGAAGAATTTAAAAAGTTTGGAGAAGTTTATGTTTCAACAGTTGATGGAAGTGTCGGAACAAAAGGTTTTGTAACTGATGTTATAAAGAAACTTCAAGCAGAAAACAATTTAGCTTTTGATAAATATTATAGTTGTGGACCTGTTCCTATGCTGAAAGCATTGATAAATACAGTTGGAGAAGATGGTTATGTTTCTCTTGAAAATAGGATGGCTTGTGGAATAGGAGCTTGTTATGCCTGTGTTTGCAAAAAGAAAAAAAATAAAGATGTAATTTCTTATGACGAAAAGAAAGTTGAATACACAAGAGTTTGCTATGATGGACCAGTTTATTTAGCTAGTGATGTTGAAATTGAATAA
- a CDS encoding dihydroorotate dehydrogenase: protein MSERLKIQIPGLDLKNPIMPASGCFAFGIEYAELYDISKLGAIMIKAATKEARFGNPTPRVAETSSGMLNAIGLQNPGVDEIISNQLKKLEKYDVPIIANVAGSDIEDYVYVADKISKSPNVKALELNISCPNVKHGGIQFGTDPDVARNLTKKVKAVSSVPVYIKLSPNVTDIVTMAKAVESGGADGLTMINTLVGIVLDRKTGKPIIANTTGGLSGPAIKPVAIRMVYQVAQAVNIPIIGMGGVMDEWDVIDFISAGASAVAVGTANFTDPYVCPKIIDNLESALDKLGVNHILDLKGRAFRY from the coding sequence ATGAGTGAGAGATTAAAAATACAAATTCCAGGATTAGATTTAAAAAATCCAATTATGCCAGCCTCTGGTTGCTTTGCCTTTGGAATAGAATATGCAGAGCTTTATGACATTTCAAAATTAGGTGCAATTATGATAAAGGCAGCAACAAAGGAAGCTAGGTTTGGAAACCCAACACCAAGAGTAGCAGAAACTTCAAGTGGAATGTTAAATGCAATAGGTTTACAAAATCCAGGAGTCGATGAGATAATTTCTAATCAATTAAAAAAATTAGAAAAATATGATGTTCCAATAATAGCAAATGTTGCAGGTAGTGATATAGAAGATTATGTGTATGTGGCAGATAAAATTTCTAAATCACCTAATGTTAAAGCCTTAGAATTAAATATATCTTGCCCCAATGTTAAACATGGAGGCATACAATTTGGAACTGACCCAGATGTAGCAAGAAATTTAACAAAAAAGGTAAAAGCAGTTTCATCAGTACCTGTCTATATAAAATTATCTCCTAATGTAACAGATATAGTTACAATGGCAAAGGCAGTTGAAAGTGGTGGAGCAGACGGACTTACTATGATAAATACTTTGGTAGGTATAGTTCTTGATAGAAAAACAGGTAAACCTATAATAGCAAATACAACAGGAGGATTATCAGGACCTGCTATAAAACCTGTAGCAATTAGAATGGTATATCAAGTTGCACAAGCTGTTAATATACCAATAATTGGAATGGGTGGAGTTATGGACGAATGGGATGTAATAGATTTTATCTCAGCAGGAGCAAGTGCAGTTGCAGTTGGAACAGCTAACTTTACAGACCCTTATGTATGTCCTAAAATAATAGATAACTTAGAATCAGCTTTGGATAAATTAGGAGTTAATCATATTTTAGATTTAAAAGGAAGAGCATTTAGATACTGA
- the pyrF gene encoding orotidine-5'-phosphate decarboxylase, with the protein MKKEVIIALDFPTLEKTLEFLDKFKEEKLFVKVGMELYLQNGPIVIDEIKKRGHKIFLDLKLHDIPNTVYSAAKGLAKFNIDILTVHAAGGSEMLKGAKRAMTEAGVNTKVIAITQLTSTSEEDMRKEQNIQTSIEESVLNYARLAKESGVDGVVSSVLETKKIREQSGKDFIIINPGIRLAEDSKGDQKRVATPIDANRDGASYIVVGRSITGNANPEERYRLIKNMFELGDKYEK; encoded by the coding sequence ATGAAAAAAGAAGTTATAATTGCTTTGGACTTTCCAACATTGGAAAAAACATTAGAATTTTTAGATAAATTCAAAGAGGAAAAGTTATTTGTAAAAGTTGGAATGGAACTGTATTTACAAAATGGACCAATAGTAATAGATGAAATCAAGAAAAGAGGGCATAAAATTTTCTTAGATTTAAAATTACATGATATTCCAAATACTGTCTATTCTGCTGCAAAAGGATTAGCTAAATTTAATATTGACATTTTGACTGTTCACGCTGCTGGTGGTTCTGAAATGTTAAAAGGTGCAAAAAGAGCAATGACAGAAGCAGGAGTGAATACAAAAGTTATTGCTATAACTCAACTTACTTCAACAAGTGAAGAAGATATGAGAAAAGAACAAAATATCCAAACTAGCATAGAAGAATCCGTTTTAAATTATGCTAGACTTGCAAAAGAAAGTGGAGTTGATGGAGTTGTATCTTCCGTTCTTGAAACAAAGAAAATTAGAGAACAAAGTGGTAAAGACTTTATCATAATAAATCCAGGAATAAGATTGGCAGAAGATTCAAAGGGAGACCAAAAAAGAGTGGCTACTCCAATAGATGCAAATAGAGATGGAGCTAGTTATATTGTTGTTGGTAGATCAATAACTGGAAATGCAAATCCAGAAGAAAGATATAGACTTATAAAAAATATGTTTGAATTGGGAGATAAATATGAAAAGTAA